The genomic segment CGATGCCGTATTCGCGCTGCAACTCCTCAATCGGCTTGCCCGGCTGGTACGGTTGCAGACCGCGCACGCCCGGCACAGCCAGTTCCAGAACATCGCACCTCCTGGGCAACGCAGTCATGCCGGCGCAGGAGGTTTTCAAAGCACCGCGCGGGGATAGGAGCCCAGCAGCTTGACCATGGCGGCGCGTTCGCGCAAACGATCAATCGCTGCCGCCACCGGCGGGCTGTCGGTATGGCCCTCGATGTCCACGAAGAAATAGTAATCCCACATGCCGCGCCGCGACGGGCGCGATTCGATGCGCGTCATGCTGATGCCGCCCTCGGCGAAGGCGCCCAGAACGTGATGCAGCGCGCCGGGCTTGTTGGGCGTGGAAAACAAGAGCGAGGTCTTGTCATCGCCGCTGGGCGGCACGGACTCATGGCCGATGACCAGAAAGCGCGTGGTGTTGGATGGATCGTCCTCGATGCCGGCCGCCAGCGATCGCAAGCCGTATAACTCCGCCGCCGCCTCGCCGGCGATCGCGGCCGTGCCGGCCCTGGCGGCCGCACGGCGGGCGGCGCCGGCGTTACTGGACACCGGCTCGCGGACGGCGTGCGGCAATTCCTTGTCCAGCCAGTGCCGGCACTGAGCCAGCGCCTGTGCATGCGCGTACACGCGCCGCACGGTGCGGAGCGTTTTGCCCCTGCTCAGCAGATGATGGCGGATGCGCAACTCGACCTCGCCGCATATGGTCAGCGGTGATTGCATGAAGCTGTCGAGCGTGTGATGAATGACGCCTTCAATGGAATTTTCCACCGGCACGAGGCCATAGTGGCAGGCGCCCGCCTCAACCTCACGGAACACCTCTTCGATGGAGGCATGGGGCGCGGTCCTGACCGAGTGGCCGAAATGCTTGTGCGCGGCGGCCTGGGTATAGGTGCCTTCCGGGCCGAGATAGGCCACGCGCAACGGCTGCTCCAGCGCCAAGCAGGCCGACATGATCTCGCGGAACAACCGCGCGATTTCCTCATTGGCCAGCGGTCCGCAATTGCGTTCGAGAATGCGCCGCAGGATCTGCGCCTCGCGTTCCGGCCGGTAGCGGGTGGCTTCACCCTGCGCCTCCTTGACGCCGGCAACCTGGCCCGCCAGTGCCGCGCGTTGCGCGATCAAATCCAGCAATTGATCGTCCACGGCATCGATCTGCGCACGCAGGGATTCGAGATTGCGATTTTCTCCCCTGCCCCTGTTCCGATCTTTGCCCATGGTGTCAC from the Gammaproteobacteria bacterium genome contains:
- the pheA gene encoding prephenate dehydratase, translated to MGKDRNRGRGENRNLESLRAQIDAVDDQLLDLIAQRAALAGQVAGVKEAQGEATRYRPEREAQILRRILERNCGPLANEEIARLFREIMSACLALEQPLRVAYLGPEGTYTQAAAHKHFGHSVRTAPHASIEEVFREVEAGACHYGLVPVENSIEGVIHHTLDSFMQSPLTICGEVELRIRHHLLSRGKTLRTVRRVYAHAQALAQCRHWLDKELPHAVREPVSSNAGAARRAAARAGTAAIAGEAAAELYGLRSLAAGIEDDPSNTTRFLVIGHESVPPSGDDKTSLLFSTPNKPGALHHVLGAFAEGGISMTRIESRPSRRGMWDYYFFVDIEGHTDSPPVAAAIDRLRERAAMVKLLGSYPRAVL